One Phoenix dactylifera cultivar Barhee BC4 unplaced genomic scaffold, palm_55x_up_171113_PBpolish2nd_filt_p 000026F, whole genome shotgun sequence genomic window carries:
- the LOC103696549 gene encoding zinc transporter SLC39A7-like has protein sequence MARAALHLLPLSSLLVLLFMPNPSLAKLGPPCLSQFALANRACIALPVVEGSGGPNHVKLREEDDHHGHEHGHGNEHKHGHEHEHEHGHGLGDENEHGHGHGHEHRHGHGHGHGHGEEPQVNKNCCRWLAEVDEACVCEALLRMPPFLVKAKHTYIIKVGKTCKHEYNCGGI, from the coding sequence ATGGCAAGAGCAGCACTGCATTTGCTCCCACTTTCTAGCCTCCTGGTTCTATTGTTCATGCCTAACCCATCGCTTGCAAAGTTGGGGCCCCCATGCCTCTCTCAATTTGCACTAGCTAATCGAGCTTGCATTGCTTTGCCAGTGGTGGAGGGCTCGGGGGGTCCGAACCATGTGAAACTGCGTGAGGAAGATGATCATCATGGGCACGAGCACGGCCATGGGAATGAGCACAAGCATGGGCATGAGCACGAGCACGAGCATGGCCATGGCCTTGGGGATGAGAACGAGCATGGGCATGGGCATGGGCATGAACACAGGCATGGGCATGGACATGGGCATGGACATGGAGAAGAGCCGCAAGTAAACAAGAATTGTTGTCGGTGGCTGGCTGAGGTGGAcgaagcatgtgtgtgtgaaGCTTTGCTCCGCATGCCTCCATTCCTCGTCAAAGCCAAGCACACTTATATCATAAAGGTCGGTAAGACTTGTAAACATGAGTACAACTGTGGAGGGATTTAG
- the LOC120104574 gene encoding adenylate isopentenyltransferase 5, chloroplastic-like, producing METASLPRRQGKVVFVLGPTGSGKSKLAITLATQFNGEVVNSDKMQVYDGLDVISNKVTEEESAGIPHHLIGGVHPDADFTASDFCRAAMHAIDSILRRGRVPIVAGGSNSYIEALVDGEGSEFRSRYESCFVWIDVDLPLLHFFVSIRVDKMVEQGLVEEARSAFRQDGDYSKGIRRSIGVPEMDSYFRMEASIGEATRARMLEAAVTEIKFNTCTLTCNQLKKIHRFCTLPGWDVHRIDATEFFLKRGQEGEAEAWEKVVEGPSKEIVQRFLSGAIEVKDGVKQSNGASGAVPRNQAKYVKGESKAVANGIKTNGVV from the coding sequence ATGGAGACAGCCAGCCTCCCTCGTCGCCAAGGCAAGGTCGTGTTTGTCCTGGGCCCGACCGGTTCCGGAAAATCCAAGTTGGCCATCACCCTCGCCACCCAATTTAACGGTGAAGTCGTCAACTCGGACAAGATGCAAGTGTATGATGGCCTTGACGTCATCAGCAACAAGGTGACGGAGGAGGAGTCCGCCGGCATTCCCCACCACCTGATCGGTGGCGTGCACCCGGACGCCGACTTCACCGCTTCCGATTTTTGCCGTGCGGCCATGCATGCCATCGACTCCATCCTCCGGCGTGGTCGCGTCCCCATCGTTGCCGGCGGCTCCAACTCGTACATCGAGGCATTGGTTGATGGCGAGGGCAGCGAGTTCCGATCCCGGTACGAGAGTTGCTTCGTGTGGATCGACGTCGATCTGCCCCTCCTGCACTTCTTCGTGTCGATACGAGTGGACAAGATGGTGGAGCAGGGGCTGGTGGAGGAGGCGAGGAGCGCGTTCCGCCAAGATGGCGACTACTCGAAGGGCATCCGAAGGTCGATCGGGGTGCCGGAGATGGACAGCTACTTCCGCATGGAGGCATCGATCGGTGAAGCGACGCGGGCAAGGATGCTGGAGGCCGCGGTCACTGAGATCAAGTTCAACACATGCACGCTGACCTGCAATCAGCTGAAGAAGATCCACCGCTTCTGCACCCTCCCTGGTTGGGATGTGCATCGCATCGACGCCACCGAGTTCTTCCTGAAGCGAGGCCAGGAAGGCGAGGCCGAGGCATGGGAGAAGGTGGTGGAGGGTCCTAGCAAGGAGATTGTGCAAAGATTTCTGAGCGGCGCCATCGAGGTTAAAGATGGGGTGAAACAGAGCAATGGTGCAAGTGGAGCAGTGCCCCGGAACCAGGCAAAGTATGTGAAGGGTGAGAGTAAGGCCGTTGCCAATGGaataaaaaccaacggtgttgtTTGA